TTACTGGATCCTAGGGCCAGCCCAGACCCTCTGATATTTTCTTCCCTCTCGCTTGTGGAGTTCCTCTTATTTCTTGCTGCCTCAAAGGACAATCGTTGGGTAACAGCATTGCTTACTGAGTTTGGTAATGGAAGTAGAGATGTCCTGGAAGATATTGGTCGAACTCATCGTGAAGTTTTATGGCAAATTTCGTTGCTTGAAGACACAAAGGCTGAAGGGGAGGACCAACTCACTGGTACCGTTAATGCCTCTCGGCAGTCCGAGTTGGGCATGAATGATGCCGAAGACCCAAGGTTGAACTCGTTCAGGCAATTCCTTGATCCTTTACTGAGAAGGAGGACTTCTGGTTGGAGCTTTGAGTCCCAGTTTTTTGACCTCATAAATCTCTATCGAGACCTTACTCGTTCCTCAGGTCTTCACCAACGACAGAGTGTCGATGCACCTTCTTCCTCACTGGTTGCAGTGAATCAGGAAGATGAATCTGGTTCATACCATCAGTCGTGTTGTGATATGGTATCATCACTGTCTATTCACATAACCCATTTGTTTCAAGAGTTGGGGAAAGTCATGCTGCTTCCATCTCGCCGGAGGGACGATACGCTCACTGTATCTCCTCCCTCAAAATCAGTGGCATCTACCTTTGCTTCTATAGCTATGGATCACATGAATTTTGGTGGGCATATTAATCCTTCTGGATCTGAGGATTTGGTTACAACTAAATGCCGGTATTACGGCAAGGTTGTTGAGTTCATTGATAGTATTCTTTTGGACAAGCCTGACTCATGCAATCCTGTCatattgaattgtttatatGGACGCGGAGTTATTCGAACGGTCTTGACTACATTTGAGGCTACCAGTCAGTTGCCTTTTGCCATTAGTAGGGCTCCTGCATCTCCTATGGAGACTGATGAAGGGAAGCAAAATGATGTTGAAAAAGCTGATCAGTTGTGGACTTATGGACCCTCAGCTAGCTATGGAAAGCTTTTGGACCACTTGGCGACTTCGTCCTATATACTATCACCTTTCAATAAACATTTACTTACACAGCCTCTAGTGCCTGGGGACATTCCATTTCCTCGTGATGCAGAAACATTTGTCAAAGTTCTTCAGTCCATGGTATTGAAGGCTGTGCTTCCTGTTTGGACGCACCCTCGGTTCCATGAATGTAATTATGAGTTCATCACGACAGTTGTCAACATTTTTAAGCATGTATTCTCTGGAGTGGAAGTCAAAAGTGTTGGTGCTAATGTGGGTCGTACTGGTCCACCCCCAACTGAAACAACTATTTCAACAATAGTGGAGATGGGGTTCACAAGGTCTCAGGCAGAAGAGGCTCTGAGACAGGTTGGTTCAAATAGTGTGGAGCTTGCCATGGAATGGTTGTTTTCACATCCCGAGGAACCTCAAGAAGATGACGAGCTTGCTCGAGCACTAGCAATGTCTCTTGGAAATTCTACGACAGAGACAAAAGAAGAGGACACAACTGAGGATACTCAGAATGTTGAAGAGGAATTGGTGCAACTCCCACCAGTTGATGAACTGCTGTTCACATGCAGGATACTTCTGCAAATGAAGGAGACCTTAGCTTTCCCTGTTAGGGATCTCCTTGTCATGATTTGCTCACAAAATGAAGGCCAAGAAAGACCAAGAGTCATTTCCTTTATCATTGAACAAGTGAAGCTTTATGGTGACATCTCTGATAGTGGGAATCAGAAAATGCTCTCTGCCTTCTTTCATGTTCTTGCTTTAATTCTCAATGAAGACTCAGCAGCCCGAGAATTAGCATCCAAGAGTGGTCTGGTTAAAGTTGCATCAGATCTTCTCCTGCTATGGATTCATTCAAATGAGCAGGATTCATCTCAAGTCCCAAAATGGGTAACTTCAGCTTTTATTGCTGTCGACCGTCTTGCCCAAGTGGATGCAAAGTTAAATGCTGATGTGATAGAACTTTTGAAGAAGAACGATACAGACAACCAAACGTCTATTGTCATCGAGGAAGAAAAGCAGAATAAATTGTCTTTGGGGTCACCCTTGAAGTATTTAGATATAATGGAACAAAAGAGACTAATTGAAATAGCTTGTGGCTGCATCAGAAAGCAATTACCTTCTGAAACAATGCATGCTGTTCTGCAGCTCTCTTCTACCCTGACAAGAACTCATTCAGTTGCTGTTAGTTTCTTGGATGCTGGAGGTCTACAATTACTTCTTTCCTTGCCTGCTAGTAGTTTGTTTGTTGGCTTTGACAATGTTGCAGCTATTATAATTCGCCACATCCTTGAAGATTCTCAAACCCTACAGCAAGCAATGGAGTCTGAGATACGACATAGTTTCATAACTTTTGCTAACAGACAGTCTAATGGAAGGCTTACTCCACGAAATTTTCTGTCAAATTTAAGTTCCGTTCTTCAACGGGATCCAGTAATTTTTCTGCAAGCTGCTAAAGCTGTCTGCCAGGTTGAGATGGTCGGTGAGAGGCCATATATGGTATTGATAAAAGATCGGGAGAAGGATAGAAAAGATAAGGATAAAGACAAAACAGAGGAAAAGGAGAAACAAACAAATGATGGTAAGGTAAGCACTGCCACCACAATGCCAGCAGCTTTTGGTAGTGGGCATGGGAAGCTTCCTGATGCGAATTCCAAGAACTCTAAGATACACAAGAAACCTCCTCAGAGTTTTGTCACTGTCATTGATACTCTGTTGGATTCAGTATTATCTTTCACTCCTTCTCTGGAAGATGAATCTGTTAACAAAGTGGGATCAGCATCGACAGATATGGAAATTGATGTTTCTGCAAGCAACAGCAAAGGAAAATCTGTTGCTTCTGTGTCTGAATTAAATGTAGCTAGCCATCAAGAATCCTCTGTTTCATTGGCTAAGGTGGTTTTTATATTGAAGCTCTTGACAGAGATTCTTTTAATGTATTCTTCATCTGTTCATATCCTTGTACGGAAAGATGCCGAAGTTTGCAGCTACAGGGGAACTCCTCAAAAGGGTGTAAATGCTTGCTTAACGGGCGGGATCTTTCACCACGTTCTTCACAAATTTCTACCCTTCTCTAAAAATCAGAAAAAGGAGAAGAAAACTGAAATTGACTGGCATCATAGACTGGCTAGTAAAGCCAGCCATTTTCTTGTTGCATTTGGTGTTCGCTCAACTGAAGCAAGGAAAAGAATCTTCACAGAGATCAGTTATGTTTTTAACGAGTTTGTTGATTCATGTAATGGTTTTAGGGTCCCAAAGTCTGATATTCAGGCCCTCACTGATCTGCTAAATGATGTGCTGGCTGCTCGGACACCTTCAGGTTCATACATTTCAGCAGAAGCTTCTGTTACTTTTATAGAGGCAGGTCTTGTTCAGTCACTCACCAGAACACTGCGCGTGTTAGACTTGGATCATACAGATTCACATAAGGTTGTTACTGGAATTGTGAAAGTTTTGGAGTCAGTAAGCAAAGAACATGTCCATGCTTTTGAGTCTACTAGTGCTAGAGGAGAGCGGTTGAAACCTACTGATCCTAACCAAGCTAGGGATGGAAATGGTGCTAGCTCACAGGCTGTTGATGCTACGGCCGATGCTAATGAAAACTTAATGCCAACAGATGAGAGTGAGTTGTTCCACAGTGTTCAGAACTATGGTGGTCCGGAGGCTGTCACTGATGATATGGAGCATGACCAGGATATTCATGGTGGCTTTGCTGCTGCAGATGATGATTACATGCAGGAAAATGCTGAGGGGACACAGAATCTTGATGAGACTGTGGGGATAAGATTTGAAATTCGCTCTGGTGTACAAGGTAATCTTGATGAAGATgaggatgatgaagatgatgagatATCTGGAGATGAAGGTGACGAAGTAGAcgaggatgaagatgaagatgctgATGATGATCACAACGATATAGAAGAAGATGAAGCCCATCACCTACCACACCCAGATACGGATCAAGATGACCATGAAATTGATGAAGATGAGTTTGATGAAGAGGTGATGGAtgaggatgaagatgaagaggatGATGAAGATGGTGTTATAGTGCGTTTAGGGGAGGGAATGAATGGAGTAAATGTGTTTGACCACATAGAGGTTTTTGGCAGAGATAGTATTGCCAATGAAACTTTTCATGTTATGCCAGTTGAAATATTTGGCTCCAGGCGTCAAGGTCGAACCACATCCATCTATAATTTGTTAGGAAGAAATGGTGATACCAATGTCCCTTCGCAGCATCCACTTCTAGTGGAACCACATTCTTCAACATCTGCAGGTCCTCGTAGACTGCCAGGTATGGTCATTTTACTTCAACTTATTTTGACGTTTTTCTTAAGCACCGATGTGTTTTCCCTCAACAGAAAATTTATGTTGCTTAATGGTGTCGTATTTTCATTTACCTTACCTTCACAGAGAATGACCGTGATGCTCACTCAGATAGAAATGCTGAGGGTTCTTTGTCGCGTCTGGACTCCATTTTCCGCTCACTCCGCAATGGGCGTCAAGGACACCGGTTTAATTTATTGTCGAATGAGGGCCAGTTAAGTGGTGGGTCAGGCTCATCAGTTCCCCAAGGTCTTGAAGAAGTACTTGTATCCAGACTGAGGCGTCCTTCCTCTGAAAAGTCTTCTAATAACACTGCGGCTGTTGAATCTCAAAGTAAAAATGAAGAGAGTCCATCCTCCGAATTTGCTGAGACGACTGCTGAAAATCAAGGTAATGATGGTGGTAGTAATGCCCCTCCTTCCTCGGTGATATTGGACAGTACTAGAAGTGCCGACAATGTAGATGCTACAAACCAGCTAAATCAGGCAACGGAAACATCAAGTAGACAACCTCAGTTGGTTGAAGCTCAATATGACCATACTGATGTACTACGTGACGTCGAAACAGTGAGCCAAGAGAGTGGTGGAAGTGGGGCAACTTTGGGTGAGAGCTTACGGAGTGTAGACGTTGAGATTGGAAGTGCCGATGGCCATGATGATGGTGGAGACAGACAAGCTGGTGGTGATGCTCGACTGAGGAGAGGTGCTCCGTTGTTTACTAATAATAATGCATCAATAGGCGGGAGAGATGCATCTCTCCACAGTGTCAGTGAAGTTTCAGAAGATCTAGTTCGGGAAGCTGATCAAACTGGTCCTTCTCAGGAGGAACAACATAATCAGGATGCTGAATCTATTGATCGTGCTTTTCTTGATGCGCTCCCTGAGGAGTTGCGTGCTGAGGTTCTTTCTGCTCAACCAAGTGAAGCTACGCAGGTGCAAAATCCAGAGCCACAAAATAATGGGGATATAGATCCAGAATTTCTTGCAGCACTGCCTCCTGATATCCGTGAAGAAGTTCTAGCACAACAAAGGGCACAAAGGCTGCATCAATCCCAAGAATTGGAAGGTCAGCCTGTTGAGATGGACACAGTCTCAATAATTGCAACTTTTCCTTCAGACATACGGGAAGAGGTATCTTGTTGACTTGGTCAGGAGATATTTATTTTAGCTTTTCTTATCAGTATCCTGTTATTCTTATATTTTTGCTCTCCTTTTATCTGGAAATGCAGGTTCTCCTAACCTCGTCTGATGCTATTCTTGCAAATTTGACACCTGCTCTTGTTGCTGAAGCAAATATGTTACGAGAAAGGTTTGCAAGGAGATA
This sequence is a window from Salvia splendens isolate huo1 chromosome 14, SspV2, whole genome shotgun sequence. Protein-coding genes within it:
- the LOC121764822 gene encoding E3 ubiquitin-protein ligase UPL2-like is translated as MASIRSSLPSRLRQLLSSEGAIGPSVKLDAEPPPRIKAFVDKVIQCPLQDIAIPLSGFRWEYGKGNFHHWGPLFLHFDSYFKTYLSHRNDLLLSDDILGDVSPFPKQAVLQILRVMQIILENCHTKSSFSAIEHFKLLLASTDPEIITAALETLSALVKISPSKLHVSGKLVGCGSVNPCLLSLAQGWGSKEEGLGLYSCVTLHERTQEDGLCLFPLEAQNDSDKLQNHVGSTLDFELRSTSPSDVEASDSTNSSGVRVIQITDNQLQEQDDLSLMKFCIEHYNVPSDLRFPLLTRIRYARAFRSSRICRLYSKICLLSFIVLVQSSDSHDELVSFFANEPEYTNELIRIVRSEENISGTIRTLAMTALGAQLAAYSASHERARILSGSSISFAGGNRMILLNVLQRAIISLNNSVDLSSVAFIEALLQFYLLHVISSSSSGSVVRGSGMVPTFLPLLEDSDPSRLHLVCLAAKTLQKLMDYSNTAVTLFRDLGGVELLVQRLQIEVHRVIDFTGSRDSSLATGECPKYNIDQLYNQKRLIRALLKALGSATYATANSARSQNSYDVSLTPILLMLFSNKEKFGGDIYSSAVTLMSEMIHKDPTCFNVLFDLGLPSAFLSSIVLGVLPASKAITCIPNGLGAICLNSKGLEAVRETSVLHFLGDIFTDKKYVIAMSEGIIPLANALEELFRHVSSLRRYGVDLMIEIIDKIALLGDTKCSGSSGKLDGSEAMDMDSIESDDKENIGDSVADGPVQGISDEQCIQLSIFHVIVLVHRTMENSETCRLFVEKSGIESLLKLLLRPSITQSSEGMSIALHSTMVFKCFTQHHSTPLARAICSSLREHLKETLPRTSAMSGSFLLDPRASPDPLIFSSLSLVEFLLFLAASKDNRWVTALLTEFGNGSRDVLEDIGRTHREVLWQISLLEDTKAEGEDQLTGTVNASRQSELGMNDAEDPRLNSFRQFLDPLLRRRTSGWSFESQFFDLINLYRDLTRSSGLHQRQSVDAPSSSLVAVNQEDESGSYHQSCCDMVSSLSIHITHLFQELGKVMLLPSRRRDDTLTVSPPSKSVASTFASIAMDHMNFGGHINPSGSEDLVTTKCRYYGKVVEFIDSILLDKPDSCNPVILNCLYGRGVIRTVLTTFEATSQLPFAISRAPASPMETDEGKQNDVEKADQLWTYGPSASYGKLLDHLATSSYILSPFNKHLLTQPLVPGDIPFPRDAETFVKVLQSMVLKAVLPVWTHPRFHECNYEFITTVVNIFKHVFSGVEVKSVGANVGRTGPPPTETTISTIVEMGFTRSQAEEALRQVGSNSVELAMEWLFSHPEEPQEDDELARALAMSLGNSTTETKEEDTTEDTQNVEEELVQLPPVDELLFTCRILLQMKETLAFPVRDLLVMICSQNEGQERPRVISFIIEQVKLYGDISDSGNQKMLSAFFHVLALILNEDSAARELASKSGLVKVASDLLLLWIHSNEQDSSQVPKWVTSAFIAVDRLAQVDAKLNADVIELLKKNDTDNQTSIVIEEEKQNKLSLGSPLKYLDIMEQKRLIEIACGCIRKQLPSETMHAVLQLSSTLTRTHSVAVSFLDAGGLQLLLSLPASSLFVGFDNVAAIIIRHILEDSQTLQQAMESEIRHSFITFANRQSNGRLTPRNFLSNLSSVLQRDPVIFLQAAKAVCQVEMVGERPYMVLIKDREKDRKDKDKDKTEEKEKQTNDGKVSTATTMPAAFGSGHGKLPDANSKNSKIHKKPPQSFVTVIDTLLDSVLSFTPSLEDESVNKVGSASTDMEIDVSASNSKGKSVASVSELNVASHQESSVSLAKVVFILKLLTEILLMYSSSVHILVRKDAEVCSYRGTPQKGVNACLTGGIFHHVLHKFLPFSKNQKKEKKTEIDWHHRLASKASHFLVAFGVRSTEARKRIFTEISYVFNEFVDSCNGFRVPKSDIQALTDLLNDVLAARTPSGSYISAEASVTFIEAGLVQSLTRTLRVLDLDHTDSHKVVTGIVKVLESVSKEHVHAFESTSARGERLKPTDPNQARDGNGASSQAVDATADANENLMPTDESELFHSVQNYGGPEAVTDDMEHDQDIHGGFAAADDDYMQENAEGTQNLDETVGIRFEIRSGVQGNLDEDEDDEDDEISGDEGDEVDEDEDEDADDDHNDIEEDEAHHLPHPDTDQDDHEIDEDEFDEEVMDEDEDEEDDEDGVIVRLGEGMNGVNVFDHIEVFGRDSIANETFHVMPVEIFGSRRQGRTTSIYNLLGRNGDTNVPSQHPLLVEPHSSTSAGPRRLPENDRDAHSDRNAEGSLSRLDSIFRSLRNGRQGHRFNLLSNEGQLSGGSGSSVPQGLEEVLVSRLRRPSSEKSSNNTAAVESQSKNEESPSSEFAETTAENQGNDGGSNAPPSSVILDSTRSADNVDATNQLNQATETSSRQPQLVEAQYDHTDVLRDVETVSQESGGSGATLGESLRSVDVEIGSADGHDDGGDRQAGGDARLRRGAPLFTNNNASIGGRDASLHSVSEVSEDLVREADQTGPSQEEQHNQDAESIDRAFLDALPEELRAEVLSAQPSEATQVQNPEPQNNGDIDPEFLAALPPDIREEVLAQQRAQRLHQSQELEGQPVEMDTVSIIATFPSDIREEVLLTSSDAILANLTPALVAEANMLRERFARRYNRNLFGLHPRNRRGESSRRGDGLDRVGGAPTRRSTGVKPVEAGGSPLVDPEGLKALIRLLRVVQPLYKSQLGLLLNLCANADTRIDLLKILMDLLMLDKKKYHTDLSAVEPPYRLYACQSHVMYSRPQYVDGVPPLVSRRALETLTYLARNHPLVAKLLLEFRLPQFKKSSSSDQEQGKSVMLLDEQKEYPEGQASFTLLLSLLNQSLYLRSVAQLEQLLTLLDVVIDYGERKSNPSNEADSSASEQPSDPQVSTPAVDMNVGSSTASGEGNSSMQATSPEADSEQIAETVLNNLPNPELQLLCSLLAREGLSDNAYTLVADVLRKLVAIAPIHCHLFINELAGSVQSLTHSAIEELRLFGDIEKALLNTTTHGAPVLRVLQALSSLVVLLRDKDKKHQTIPDTEHNTTISLVWDINTALEPLWQELSSCISKIENYSDVAPDLSPSAVKPSSSVPPLPAGTQNVLPYIESFFVVCEKLHPGQSGAGNDFGIASVPDVDEAAASASQQKTVGSSLKVDDKHVAFLRFSEKHRKLLNAFIRQNPGLLEKSFSLMLKVPRFIDFDNKRAHFRSKIKHQHDHHHSPLRISVRRAYILEDSYNQLRMRSAQDLKGRLTVNFQGEEGIDAGGLTREWYQLLSRVIFDKGALLFTTVGNESTFQPNPNSVYQTEHLSYFKFVGRVVGKALFDGQLLDVHFTRSFYKHILGVKVTYHDIEAIDPDYFKNLKWMLENDISDIPDLTFSIDADEEKMILYEPTQVTDYELIPGGRNIRVTEENKHQYVDLVAEHRLTTAIRPQINAFMEGFNELILRDLISIFHDKELELLISGLPDIDLDDLRANTEYSGYTAASPAIQWFWEVVQEFSKEDKARLLQFVTGTSKVPLEGFSALQGISGSQKFQIHKAYGSPDHLPSAHTCFNQLDLPEYPSKQHLEERLLLAIHEGNEGFGFG